The DNA segment TGCCCGCACCACGGAATCACAAACACACCGCGAAATGGCCTCTGGGCTGTCGATGCCGGTTGGCTTTAAAAATGGTACCGACGGTAGCTTGGGAACCGCTATCAATGCAATGAAAGCGGCTTCTATGACGCACCGTTTTGTTGGGATCAACCAATCAGGACAGGTTTGTTTACTGCAAACTCAGGGTAACCCACATGGCCATGTCATTTTGCGCGGTGGTAAAACGCCAAACTACTCTGCGGAGCATGTGGCAGAGTGCGAGATCCAAATGCAAAAAGCAGGATTACGCCCTGCGCTGATGATCGACTGTAGCCATGGCAATTCAAATAAAGACTTCCGCCGCCAATCGGCGGTAGCTGAATCAGTTATTGAGCAAATTAGTGCCGGAAATCAGTCTATTATTGGTGTTATGCTAGAAAGTAATATCTTTGAAGGTAACCAAAGTTCAGAGCAGCCACGCAGTGAAATGAAATACGGTGTTTCGGTAACAGATGCCTGCATTGATTGGGGAACAACGGATACGCTGCTGCGTGGTATGCATCAAAAACTAGGCGCAACGCTACGCAACCGTAGCGCAGGAGAATAAGCATCATGGTGGCGGAACTAACCGCATTGCGGGATCAAATCGATGAAGTTGATAAGGCATTGCTGGATTTATTAGCGCGCCGTCTACAACTGGTAGCCGAAGTGGGAGAAGTAAAAAGCCGCTATGGTTTACCGATTTATGTTCCTGAACGTGAAGCATCAATGCTGGCATCTCGCCGTAAAGAAGCTGAGCTGTTAGGTGTGCCACCCGATCTGATTGAAGATGTCCTACGGCGCGTAATGCGTGAGTCTTACTCCAGTGAAAACGACAAAGGCTTTAAAAGTTTAAAGCCAGATTTACGTCCCGTTGTCATTGTTGGAGGCCGAGGCCAGATGGGGCGTCTCTTCGAGAAAATGCTGCAACTCTCTGGCTATGAAGTGCGCATTCTGGAACAAGATGACTGGCCGAAAGCCGAAGTGCTATGCGCAGATGCAGGCATGGTTATCGTGAGTGTGCCAATCCATCTCACCGAGCAGGCGATTGCGCGCTTACCAAAGCTTCCTGCCGACTGCTTATTAGTGGATCTGGCATCGGTTAAAAATAAACCGTTGCAGGCCATGCTCGCTGCACATCGTGGCCCTGTATTAGGTTTGCACCCGATGTTTGGGCCTGACGTGGGCAGTTTGGCAAAGCAGGTAGTGGTTTATTGCGATGGCCGCCAGCCGGAAGCTTACCAATGGCTGTTAGAGCAGCTGCAGGTTTGGGGGGCGAGACTCCATCGTATCAGTGCCGTTGAGCACGATCAGAATATGGCGTTCATCCAGGCGTTACGTCACTTTGCGACTTTTGCTTATGGCTTACATTTGGCAGAAGAGAATGTTCAGCTTGAACAGCTGTTGGCGCTTTCGTCTCCGATTTATCGTTTAGAACTGGTGATGGTTGGGCGGCTGTTTGCGCAGGATCCGCAACTCTATGCGGATATCATCATGTCATCAGAGAACAATTTGGCGCTGATTAAACGTTACTATCAGCGATTTGGTGAGGCCATCGCCCTGCTTGAAAGCCACGACAAAGCGGCGTTTATTGATAGCTTCAAGAAAGTGGAGCACTGGTTTGGCGATCATGCCCAGCATTTCCAAGCGGAAAGCCGAGCGCTGTTACGTCAGGCTAATGATAGCCGGAAATAGTCACGTAGCCATTTAGATATCAAAAGCCTGCTTATGCAGGCTTTTGTGTTTTATACAGGAGATCAAACTGGAACGATATTTTCACTCGGATAGCACCCGAGTGTTTTCAGTGAACGCGTGATCGCTTGCAAATCTTTCAGTGCTGCTTTCATTGCCGCATCATTGGCATTGGCCTGTACATCCAGATAGAACATCTCTTCCCAAGGGTTACCGTTGATCGGGCGAGACTCCAATTTCGTGATAACAATATTGTGCTCACGAAAGACTAACAGCGCTTCTACCAACGCACCTGATTGCTGCCCCGTCGCCATAATCAGCGTGGTTTTTGCTGGAACCTGAGAGGTGACATCAATGGCCTTACGCGCGAGAACGATAAAACGCGTGATATTTTGTTGCTGGTTTGCCAGATTTTGTTCCAGTGGTTGCAGGCCATAAAGCGAGCCACCAGCTTCACTGCCAAGTGCAGCTGCATGCGGTGAGTTGAGCGCAGCAACTTTCTCCATTGCCGCAGCGGTGCTTTCACAGTATTCAATTTTCCACTGAGGATAGGCATTAAGGAACTGGCTGCATTGCTGGAATGGCTGAGGATGGCTGTAAACCGTTTGAATATCACTGAGGCGTGTCTCACCGGTGACTAGCACGCAATGATCGATAGGAATGGTGAGCTCACCAACGATAGACAGACTGGTGTGTTGCAGCAGGTCGTAAACGTCGTTGATTGAGCCTGAACTGGTATTTTCAATCGGCAACACGGCAAAGTCGGCTTGACCAGTTTCAACATGATTGAAGATATCCTGAAAACGATGGCATCCACACTCAATCAGCTGTTCGAAATGACGCGCGGCATATTGGCGAGCGGCGAGGTGGGAGTAAGAACCCTTTGGTCCTAGGAAAGCGATACGAGCAGACTTTTGGGTGGTGTGATTGTATTGATGTTGGAGCAGTGCCTGCTGGGTTAAGACGGAGTCTTCGATGATGAGCTGGAATAAACGAGTGATATAGTGACCATCAAGATTAAGTGCTTTTCCTTGTTCGGTCAGAGAGTTCAATAGCTCTCGCTCGCGCTCTTTATCTCGAATCGGACGATGACTTTTTTGTTTAGCTCGAGCGACGGCTTCGGCGAGCTCACGGCGTTCGCTCAATAGCGCCAGTAATTTGCTATCGACGGCGCTGATCCGCTCACGTAATGCCAGTAATGGGTTATCTGTTGTCATATCGAGCCTTTCTTATCGTGTATTGAAGTTGAGTTTGTAAGCGTGGAAATGAAAAAAGCCCCCCGATTGGGAGGCTTTTTTGTTTTTCTTCGCATGCTTTCTTTATACGGAAAAACGCCTCCCAATCAGGGGAAGGTAAAAAAGAATGCGAAGAGAAACAAAGATTGAGTCATGTAAAACGCCTGTCGTAGTGGTTAGTGATGAGAGTAAAATCAGAACTTAACTTACCTGTGTTACTTTTGGCCTGTCAACAAAAAACGCGCCTCCTGGCGCGTTTAGTCGATGAGTAACTGGGGGAGGGATTTATTCTACGTCTTCCTCTGCTAAGTCGGCCTCTTCTAGGTTAGCTTCTTTGACACTGGTACTTGCGCGACGCGCTTCACCTTTATGTTGTACTTTATTGAGCTGACGTTCGAGTTTAGCAATCAGTTCGTTGATGGCGGCATACATGTCTTCATGTTTTGCGCTGGCAATCAACTGTCCGTTAGGCGTATTAATCGTGGCATCGGCAACATACAATTTTGGCTCTTTAGACAAAATGATATGCGGGTTAATCAGATGCGTTTGCCATTTTTCCAGTTTACTTAGACGGTCCTCGACATGTTGACGAATGGCAGTGGTGATTTCCATTTGCTTACTGGTGATACTAATTGTCATATACATACCTCTCAGTCTTTTCCGTCTTGGTAATTTTAGAATAACGCCGTTTTCAAGAAAGTGTGAGACTAAAATCACGAATTTTTGTCACTTTTTGCAAAGATAAGTCGATTTGTGATTTTTAATAAGACATGGCGATTTAGGGCTTGAGTCAGGCCGGAAGAACAAGCATAGTGGGGAAATCGGGACAGAAAAAACGGCTAAGCTCCGGCTTTGCTACGGCCTAAAAATTACATTATTGATCGCCGACGTTTTCACTCCTGCAGATCAAATACAAAAAAGGCAGCCACTGGCTGCCTTTTTGCTGTTTAACAGGATGAGCTGTTACGCTTTTGCTGAGTTATCAGCAATAATTTTGGCGACTTTGTCGGCCTGTGCGGTCAGGTTCATCTGTTTGTACGCATTTTCCATCAACGGTAATGCATCACGCGTTGCCTGAGTATCAGGATAGTTACGCAGCATCATCTCTACACGGTTAACAACAGCGACGTAAGCACCGCGTTTGGTGTAGTATTGTGCAACGGACAGCTCATATTTTGCCAAACGGTCTTTCAGGTAGACAAGGCGTTTGGTGGCATCTGCGCTGTACTGACTATTTGGATAGCGCTGTACCAGCTGGCTAAAATCACGGAATGCCTGACGGGCATGCTCCGGATCGCGGTCAGAACGGTCAACACCGAAGAATCCCTGAAGTGCACTGTCATCCAAAGCCATATCAGTTAGGCCGCGCATGTACAGGACATAATCAATATTAGGATGTGTTGGATTCAAACGCATGAAGCGGTCGATAGACGCCTGAGCCATTGGCAAATCAGCTGATTTGTAATAGGCGTAGATCAGATCCAACTGAACCTGCTGAGAATAAGGCCCGAACGGATAGCGGTTGTCTAACGCTTCCA comes from the Hafnia alvei genome and includes:
- a CDS encoding 3-deoxy-7-phosphoheptulonate synthase, encoding MIMQKDALNNVHISDEQILITPEELKNRFPLSSLLQEQVAASRQDIANILEGKDHRLLVVCGPCSIHDTDAALDYARRLQSISAELRDQLYIVMRVYFEKPRTTVGWKGLINDPHMDGSFDVEAGFIKARELLLNLVEMGLPLATEALDPNSPQFLGDLFSWSAIGARTTESQTHREMASGLSMPVGFKNGTDGSLGTAINAMKAASMTHRFVGINQSGQVCLLQTQGNPHGHVILRGGKTPNYSAEHVAECEIQMQKAGLRPALMIDCSHGNSNKDFRRQSAVAESVIEQISAGNQSIIGVMLESNIFEGNQSSEQPRSEMKYGVSVTDACIDWGTTDTLLRGMHQKLGATLRNRSAGE
- the tyrA gene encoding bifunctional chorismate mutase/prephenate dehydrogenase: MVAELTALRDQIDEVDKALLDLLARRLQLVAEVGEVKSRYGLPIYVPEREASMLASRRKEAELLGVPPDLIEDVLRRVMRESYSSENDKGFKSLKPDLRPVVIVGGRGQMGRLFEKMLQLSGYEVRILEQDDWPKAEVLCADAGMVIVSVPIHLTEQAIARLPKLPADCLLVDLASVKNKPLQAMLAAHRGPVLGLHPMFGPDVGSLAKQVVVYCDGRQPEAYQWLLEQLQVWGARLHRISAVEHDQNMAFIQALRHFATFAYGLHLAEENVQLEQLLALSSPIYRLELVMVGRLFAQDPQLYADIIMSSENNLALIKRYYQRFGEAIALLESHDKAAFIDSFKKVEHWFGDHAQHFQAESRALLRQANDSRK
- the pheA gene encoding bifunctional chorismate mutase/prephenate dehydratase, coding for MTTDNPLLALRERISAVDSKLLALLSERRELAEAVARAKQKSHRPIRDKERERELLNSLTEQGKALNLDGHYITRLFQLIIEDSVLTQQALLQHQYNHTTQKSARIAFLGPKGSYSHLAARQYAARHFEQLIECGCHRFQDIFNHVETGQADFAVLPIENTSSGSINDVYDLLQHTSLSIVGELTIPIDHCVLVTGETRLSDIQTVYSHPQPFQQCSQFLNAYPQWKIEYCESTAAAMEKVAALNSPHAAALGSEAGGSLYGLQPLEQNLANQQQNITRFIVLARKAIDVTSQVPAKTTLIMATGQQSGALVEALLVFREHNIVITKLESRPINGNPWEEMFYLDVQANANDAAMKAALKDLQAITRSLKTLGCYPSENIVPV
- the raiA gene encoding ribosome-associated translation inhibitor RaiA, whose product is MTISITSKQMEITTAIRQHVEDRLSKLEKWQTHLINPHIILSKEPKLYVADATINTPNGQLIASAKHEDMYAAINELIAKLERQLNKVQHKGEARRASTSVKEANLEEADLAEEDVE
- the bamD gene encoding outer membrane protein assembly factor BamD, with product MTRMKYLVAAATLSLALAGCSSSKDAVPDNPPSEIYATAQQKLQDGNFKAAITQLEALDNRYPFGPYSQQVQLDLIYAYYKSADLPMAQASIDRFMRLNPTHPNIDYVLYMRGLTDMALDDSALQGFFGVDRSDRDPEHARQAFRDFSQLVQRYPNSQYSADATKRLVYLKDRLAKYELSVAQYYTKRGAYVAVVNRVEMMLRNYPDTQATRDALPLMENAYKQMNLTAQADKVAKIIADNSAKA